Proteins co-encoded in one Aspergillus luchuensis IFO 4308 DNA, chromosome 6, nearly complete sequence genomic window:
- a CDS encoding F-box protein (COG:S;~EggNog:ENOG410PYZ0;~InterPro:IPR001810,IPR036047;~PFAM:PF00646;~SECRETED:SignalP(1-23);~go_function: GO:0005515 - protein binding [Evidence IEA]), whose product MTTYQLLLLLNLSIRIYIPQDMATTKESTSVTSQTENASMAAQKICIPELLEMILLQLDMRTLLVSAQRVCRAWHTLIKDSSSLQTLLFFKPATNAFPTEPRARDMVEDNPLLSYIWHEFWRKKVSNLYFPQLDPHREKVFLREEASWRQMLLRQPPVSLMGVFEYKKSYRAPRGSACWFKEEDKFTRLGYLYSEMSRLSLIPGRDLRSFYERDLIDLYEKRLGYMRARVTSCHLPSCAFVIYCHEILGVTGEPYGHGPLKSDLELWLGNELGVYVA is encoded by the coding sequence ATGACTACCTACCAGCTTTTGCTTCTACTAAATCTTTCCATTCGTATCTACATTCCACAGGATATGGCTACTACCAAAGAATCTACTTCAGTTACTTCTCAAACGGAAAACGCAAGTATGGCCGCCCAGAAAATCTGCATCCCTGAACTTTTGGAGATGATTCTTCTACAGCTGGACATGCGCACTTTGCTCGTATCTGCTCAAAGGGTCTGTCGTGCATGGCACACCCTCATCAAAGACTCCAGCTCTCTCCAGACCTTATTGTTCTTCAAACCAGCGACCAATGCGTTCCCGACCGagccaagggcaagggatATGGTCGAGGATAACCCACTGCTTTCCTATATATGGCACGAATTCTGGCGAAAGAAAGTGTCCAATCTCTATTTTCCTCAACTTGATCCACATAGAGAGAAAGTGTTCCtccgagaagaagcaagctgGAGACAAATGCTACTCCGGCAGCCGCCAGTTTCGTTAATGGGAGTTTTTGAATACAAGAAGTCTTACAGGGCTCCACGAGGCTCAGCGTGTTGGTtcaaggaggaagacaagTTTACGAGATTGGGGTATCTATACTCGGAGATGTCGAGGCTATCCCTAATTCCTGGGCGAGATCTTCGCTCGTTTTATGAGCGCGACCTCATTGATCTGTACGAAAAAAGATTGGGGTATATGCGTGCACGCGTAACTTCCTGTCATCTGCCATCCTGCGCATTTGTGATATATTGTCATGAAATCCTGGGAGTAACTGGAGAGCCTTATGGTCACGGGCCTTTAAAAAGTGACCTAGAGCTATGGCTAGGAAACGAGCTTGGAGTTTATGTTGCCTAG
- a CDS encoding cytochrome P450 (COG:Q;~EggNog:ENOG410PHH6;~InterPro:IPR001128,IPR002401,IPR036396;~PFAM:PF00067;~TransMembrane:2 (n24-37c42/43o52-74i86-107o);~go_function: GO:0005506 - iron ion binding [Evidence IEA];~go_function: GO:0016705 - oxidoreductase activity, acting on paired donors, with incorporation or reduction of molecular oxygen [Evidence IEA];~go_function: GO:0020037 - heme binding [Evidence IEA];~go_process: GO:0055114 - oxidation-reduction process [Evidence IEA]) translates to MSTMQLSPSIVSLADMRAVLESDLLSLAASAAGFGLLSHVSLFRTSFPVEDYLFVLFTIYAVAVLLTASAYIALTQFSVAQALLRVVLIASAFNTGLISSIGIYRLFFHRLHHFPGPVGAKLSRFYNAYLAGKDLQYNVEIARLHHEYGDFVRTGPREVCIVRKSAIPLLFGPQSKCSKSTWYAHISTNPKYCSVHHTRDHDDHRMRRKAWDRGFNVKSLGIYEPRVKSKADLLAAHIAKNLGQPIDVTAWTMFLSFDIMGDVGFGKDFHNLTTGVEHPAIKGVHDHMAAGATLLQVPWFLHILCRIPGAVSSYRSFFKWCADEIERKQKTWDANSYPEDVVSWLLKAYVEKSASAAPSRLALNEDSRAVIIAGSETTATTLATVLYYLARHQSVLAKLQRKLDEAMPGGEDDWSYDKVKDISFIDDIINETLRLRPAVMTGGYRVTPAEGLQVDEVHIPGDTIVFVPVQLIQTDERYYEEAKEFIPERWSEKRHEMRTDGAPFIPFLTGPYICPGKNLAMISLRTSISTIAQQYNFSFAPGETGEAFETGALDTFTTSLPPLQLAFQRREM, encoded by the exons ATGAGCACAATGCAACTCTCTCCATCTATTGTCTCGTTGGCAGACATGCGGGCTGTGTTGGAATCGGATCTGCTCAGTCTCGCTGCTTCTGCCGCGGGGTTTGGGCTGCTCTCGCACGTCAGTCTCTTTCGCACCAGTTTCCCGGTCGAAGACTATCTCTTCGTACTATTTACAATCTATGCGGTCGCGGTGCTATTGACAGCATCTGCGTACATAGCCTTGACGCAATTCTCGGTCGCTCAGGCTCTTCTTAGAGTGGTACTCATCGCATCCGCGTTCAACACGGGTCTTATCTCCAGTATTGGCATCTATCGATTATTCTTCCATCGCCTGCATCACTTTCCAGGTCCAGTGGGAGCCAAGTTATCCCGCTTCTATAATGCCTACTTGGCAGGCAAAGATCTCCAATACAATGTGGAGATCGCAAGACTTCATCACGAATATGGCGATTTTGTTCGAACCG GTCCACGTGAGGTCTGCATTGTGCGGAAGTCCGCTATACCTTTACTCTTTGGGCCACAGTCCAAATGCAGCAAGTCAACATGGTATGCCCATATCTCAACAAACCCCAAGTACTGCTCTGTGCATCACACTCGTGATCATGATGACCACAGAATGCGGAGAAAGGCGTGGGACCGGGGCTTCAACGTAAAAT CTCTCGGAATATACGAGCCCCGGGTCAAAAGCAAGGCTGATCTACTTGCCGCCCATATAGCAAAGAACCTGGGCCAACCTATCGACGTGACGGCTTGGACAATGTTTCTTAGCTTTGATATAATGGGAGACGTCGGGTTTGGCAAAGATTTCCATAACCTGACCACCGGTGTGGAGCATCCCGCGATCAAAGGAGTTCACGACCATATGGCCGCCGGTGCTACTCTATTGCAGGTCCCGTGGTTCCTCCACATACTCTGCCGTATCCCTGGTGCCGTTTCTAGCTACAGAAGCTTTTTCAAGTGGTGTGCTGATGAAATTGAAAGGAAGCAGAAG ACTTGGGATGCAAACTCCTATCCCGAAGATGTCGTTTCATGGCTTCTCAAAGCATACGTGGAGAAAagtgcttctgctgctccttctcgCCTGGCCCTGAATGAGGACTCACGGGCAGTCATTATTGCGGGGAGTGAGACCACAGCCACCACCTTGGCGACCGTCTTGTACTATTTGGCTAGGCATCAATCTGTGCTGGCCAAGCTCCAGCGGAAACTGGACGAGGCTATGccgggcggagaagatgactGGAGTTATGATAAGGTCAAGGATATCTCGTTCATTGATGACATTATCAATGAAACCCTTCGCCTGCGTCCTGCTGTTATGACAGGGGGCTATCGTGTCACGCCAGCCGAAGGACTTCAGGTCGATGAAGTCCATATTCCAGGAGACACCATTGTTTTCGTGCCTGTTCAGCTGATTCAGACTGACGAAAGGTACTACGAGGAGGCTAAGGAATTCATTCCAGAGCGATGGAGTGAGAAGAGACACGAGATGAGGACCGACGGTGCccctttcattcctttcctgACAG GCCCTTATATCTGTCCCGGGAAGAACCTGGCCATGATTAGTCTGCGGACCAGCATATCGACCATAGCCCAGCAGTACAACTTCTCGTTTGCGCCTGGCGAGACGGGAGAGGCATTTGAAACGGGAGCACTGGATACTTTTACTACGAGTCTGCCTCCTTTACAGCTTGCATTCCAACGTCGTGAGATGTGA